From Penaeus vannamei isolate JL-2024 chromosome 12, ASM4276789v1, whole genome shotgun sequence, the proteins below share one genomic window:
- the LOC113824018 gene encoding serine-rich adhesin for platelets isoform X1 produces MAAVRGGVKDRIVHEIGRAIKQAQLEWCGVGCVRACTGRWLVLSLDAALLHGLHALNKGYWPVVASLLDKDTLATVMSLPYATKPLTRGRAWICLCLNEGQLESYLHVLTTHQLLLGSHYGSQALLRDPHRTHLLLMLAAGLEHIRFTIPVDIPGWLASGGSMSSSSATSMSVSSMGSSIPSPSQHDFPDLDTTCSEALEESWHSIEGELPVFQATCEQLDTSIEIEHIAKGSKKKRRSRSSSQSSSRVSSGGTTPTDAKSTNLSTTKVKKDESGEMGHRHSTSTATSMTGTQTRTTSTIPWDSSSSSSPTITTAEGTPKQNCDNYDRNINNLNCESKEDRQENGYKEKNQHGDGLANTLENRNVNTTCNGTDDGIESKQMGNEMRGDEVTVVRRGRLPNAKNVEKRVSFTDISDLEQHKPQHNRLSLCGYSEIRDLGDLRDLLSNLKDRGLLPTSIALDELFTSLDQSTPSLSERAPPEGQEDPPLHQSIISLTPSNADDDSNNNNSSTDISSDMWKCLPGEKQEQGVLSAAVVQRTNIIDGLRWEELTKMGHELLEKATTDPSILDCQPVTSTRALLSQEQLATGTRPKQKQLMAIRAEAQMQRDGMGRLQVRRSKSMLSSDERRRLYKKSFRRDKAPPSLYIPVKVDGKKFREEERRLALEVAQGQSNLVTPGRITDYKLDEWIMTHVLALPEEKLYRVFAAREGHSSGHSIGVQVVLSTQTLYILAPRLKGSKPRHILPYHDIHTIIVGANDQWVCVLSKEAVHDDLATTGNNTGIQLDIGDPDVTHAIVSCLELAIRRHFAALKLGTALRKEEHYIDYRDLFPPGKLKLTRSITRECEDNLSNSLLEESLLSAWDTRKNSADHSHESSEITQDLSAATPGSVVSQDLSEASQDLTEASHDLTEESHDLTEPSHDLTEASHELIEDNSDLTEASQDISEASQDMTEPSQDSSEASNDLTDPSPESVDESPDMTDASQASVDASEEDILNESQSPRSMEGSQQSSYMSQTQSSRTQIHSKMMQTSVNTSQESYLEENEVPANKNEVAVLQEEEKESENGNITEKEEDKVEELEEETCPVNIHLEKQYGMPIYAGGYSRWNGTLHDRSLPAVVVHPAWELAGLRRWLRAQLRLQSGPEVVGCWMADWEDGSSLGGDAVSGPLGPTNEGPLMFKPPGILSSWRPAYFILKAGVLYQFNDARERLPHMIVEVVQCVGCVRISSSHRPYAFQLLRKKAPPVMLAASDEHEASLWLQAFLMIINNGVPDVSERKQVSCRVILLESGVLLAQQSDLILGLPQDDGSSSHDHQSAPDPRSSTTNLQQSQQQPLGSSPRHSQTAQAQLERKDSQKPLNLALSNLKERKHLSSSLTALNRTNSTPSMPGSPLKRANSTNKTSTPKKLQHQGSLTRLTDYGSQDVQASSSSVRDEKDPSPHVKKNKEVLVRSNSAPRRMLDEITQGIQAKGEVKVLTYSALEHLSSLFLYAECPNTCLMEFECSEAGEISGDWALYFRTGSQLHEFITTLSRTWSSMFEMEFPVRTVEDAGVQQYLLEGSQISTSGWSSYHL; encoded by the exons GCCCAGTTGGAGTGGTGCGGCGTcgggtgcgtgcgcgcgtgcacgGGGCGGTGGCTGGTGCTGAGTCTGGACGCCGCCCTCCTGCATGGCCTCCACGCCCTCAACAAGGGCTATTGGCCCGTCGTGGCCTCGCTGCTCGACAAGGACACCCTGGCCACCGTCATGAGTCTGCCCTACGCCACCAAGCCGCTCACGAGAG GTCGTGCGTGGATTTGCCTGTGCTTGAATGAGGGTCAGTTGGAGAGCTACCTGCATGTCTTAACCACTCATCAGCTCTTACTGGGGTCACACTATGGATCCCAGGCGCTGCTGAGGGACCCCCATAGGACACACCTCCTCCTCATGCTGGCTGCGGGTCTGGAACACATTCGATTTACCATTCCTgtg GATATTCCGGGATGGCTGGCTTCAGGGGGTAGTATGAGCAGCTCTTCAGCCACCAGCATGTCTGTGAGCAGTATGGggtcctccatcccttccccctcgcagCATGATTTTCCAGACCTTGATACTACATGCTCAGAGGCCCTCGAGGAGAGCTGG CATTCCATTGAAGGGGAGTTACCTGTCTTTCAAGCTACATGTGAACAGTTGGACACATCCATAGAAATAGAACACATAGCCAAG GGctctaagaagaagaggaggagcaggtcaTCATCACAGAGCTCATCCAGAGTGTCATCGGGGGGCACGACGCCCACTGATGCCAAGAGCACAAACCTTAGCACGACGAAAGTGAAAAAGGATGAAAGTGGAGAGATGGGTCACCGGCACAGTACTTCCACTGCGACCTCCATGACAGGCACACAAACCAGGACAACATCTACAATCCCTTGGgactcctcctcgtcttcctctccaaCTATTACAACTGCGGAAGGGACACCAAAGCAAaactgtgataattatgataggaaCATCAACAACCTCAATTGTGAGAGCAAGGAAGACAGGCAGGAGAATGGGTACAAGGAGAAGAACCAACATGGGGATGGACTCGCTAACACTCTTGAAAACCGGAATGTGAACACAACCTGCAACGGGACCGACGATGGGATTGAAAGCAAACAGATGGGGAATGAGATGCGAGGGGACGAAGTGACTGTGGTACGACGGGGGAGGCTGCCTAATGCCAAGAATGTGGAGAAAAGGGTCTCTTTCACAGACATTTCTGACCTGGAGCAGCACAAGCCTCAACACAA TCGGCTCAGCCTTTGTGGATATTCTGAGATTCGTGATCTAGGTGATCTTCGTGACTTACTTTCCAACTTAAAGGATCGAGGGCTGCTTCCAACATCAATAGCATTAGATGAACTCTTTACCAGCCTTGATCAG TCTACCCCTTCCTTGAGTGAGCGAGCTCCACCAGAGGGCCAGGAGGACCCCCCCCTACACCAGTCCATCATCAGCCTAACACCGagcaatgctgatgatgatagcaacaacaacaacagcagcacagACATCTCAAgtgacatgtggaagtgtctccCGGGGGAAAAGCAGGAGCAGGGGGTGTTATCAGCAGCAGTGGTGCAGCGAACCAACATCATTGATGGGCTGAGATGGGAAGAGCTAACCAAGATGGGACATGAGCTGCTGGAGAAGGCCACAACAGACCCGAGCATCCTGGACTGCCAGCCAGTCACTTCCACCAGAGCCTTATTGAGCCAGGAACAGCTAGCTACAGGGACGAGACCCAAGCAGAAGCAGCTGATGGCCATCAGGGCAGAGGCCCAGATGCagagagatgggatggggagaTTGCAGGTCAGGAGGTCCAAGTCAATGCTCTCATCTGATGAGAGGAGGAGGCTGTACAAAAAGAGTTTTCGTAGGGATAAGGCTCCCCCAAGCCTGTACATTCCAGTCAAAGTAGACGGCAAAAAATTTAGGGAAGAG GAAAGGCGACTTGCCCTGGAGGTTGCTCAGGGGCAGTCGAACCTCGTAACCCCAGGCAGAATTACGGATTATAAGTTAGATGAATGGATTATGACTCATGTGCTAGCACTGCCTGAAGAGAAACTTTATCGG GTGTTTGCTGCTCGAGAGGGTCACAGTAGCGGGCACAGCATAGGAGTTCAGGTTGTCTTATCAACACAAACGCTCTACATACTGGCACCAAGACTGAAGGGTTCCAAACCTCGACATATCCTACCTTATCATGATATTCATACCATCATA GTGGGAGCCAATGATCAGTGGGTTTGTGTGTTGAGCAAGGAAGCTGTGCATGATGACCTCGCCACCACTGGCAACAACACTGGCATTCAGTTAGACATTGGTGACCCTGATGTTACTCATGCCATTGTGAGTTGCCTTGAATTGGCAATTAGGAGGCACTTTGCTGCTCTCAAACTAGGAACAGCATTGAGGAAGGAAGAACATTACATTGATTATCGAGATTTATTCCCACCTGGAAAATTGAAACTCACACGTTCTATCACCAGAGAGTGTGAAGACAACTTATCAAACTCTTTATTAGAGGAATCTTTGCTCAGTGCATGGGACACAAGGAAAAACTCAGCTGATCACAGTCATGAATCCTCTGAAATAACGCAGGACCTCTCAGCTGCCACTCCGGGATCGGTCGTCAGTCAGGACTTGAGTGAGGCAAGTCAGGACCTCACTGAGGCTAGTCACGACCTGACTGAAGAGAGTCATGACCTAACAGAACCCAGCCATGATCTTACTGAGGCCAGTCATGAGTTAATTGAGGACAATTCAGACTTAACTGAAGCCAGTCAAGATATTTCTGAAGCTAGTCAAGATATGACAGAACCAAGTCAGGATTCCAGTGAGGCCAGTAATGATTTGACAGACCCAAGTCCTGAGTCTGTGGACGAGAGTCCAGACATGACTGATGCTAGTCAAGCCTCAGTTGATGCCAGTGAAGAAGATATACTTAATGAAAGCCAAAGTCCAAGATCAATGGAAGGAAGCCAACAATCTTCCTACATGAGTCAAACACAGTCAAGCAGAACACAGATACACTCGAAGATGATGCAAACATCTGTGAACACTAGCCAGGAGTCATACCTGGAGGAGAATGAAGTACCAGCCAATAAGAATGAAGTTGCTGTCttacaggaggaggaaaaggagtcaGAAAATGGAAACAtcacagagaaggaagaagacaaagttgaggagttggaagaggaaaCCTGTCCTGTGAATATCCACCTGGAAAAACAGTATGGCATGCCCATATACGCAGGTGGTTATTCACGGTGGAATGGGACTCTTCATGACAGAAGTCTGCCTGCAGTAGTGGTCCATCCAGCCTGGGAACTAGCTGGGCTGAGAAGGTGGTTGAGGGCTCAACTGCGACTACAG AGTGGGCCTGAGGTGGTTGGGTGCTGGATGGCTGACTGGGAGGATGGCAGCAGCTTAGGAGGGGATGCCGTATCTGGGCCTCTGGGACCTACCAATGAGGGGCCATTGATGTTCAAGCCGCCAGGAATCCTGTCCTCATGGAGACCCGCCTATTTCATCCTCAA AGCTGGCGTTCTGTACCAGTTTAATGATGCTCGCGAGAGACTGCCTCACATGATTGTCGAGGTCGTgcagtgtgtaggctgtgtgcgTATATCTTCTAGTCACCGGCCTTATGCCTTCCAG TTACTGAGGAAGAAAGCACCTCCTGTGATGCTCGCCGCATCTGACGAACATGAGGCCTCACTGTGGCTCCAGGCCttccttatgattatcaacaaTGGG gTCCCAGATGTGAGTGAACGTAAGCAGGTCTCATGCAGAGTGATCCTGCTGGAGTCGGGGGTGTTATTAGCTCAGCAGTCAGACCTAATACTGGGTTTGCCGCAAGATGACGGCTCTTCTTCACATGACCACCAAAGTGCTCCCGACCCTAGATCATCTACGACAAACCTGCAGCAGTCTCAGCAGCAGCCTTTGGGCTCATCTCCCAGACACTCACAAACAGCTCAAGCACAGTTGGAGAGGAAGGACTCACAGAAGCCCTTGAATCTGGCCCTGTCCAACCTCAAGGAACGCAAGCATCTAAGTTCCTCGCTCACGGCCCTCAATCGCACCAACAGCACCCCCTCAATGCCTGGTAGTCCCCTAAAGCGTGCAAACAGCACCAACAAAACCTCAACCCCAAAGAAGCTCCAGCACCAAGGAAGCCTGACGAGACTGACAGACTACGGATCTCAGGATGTCCAAGCAAGCTCTTCAAGCGTGAGAGATGAAAAGGATCCATCGCCCCATGTTAAGAAGAACAAGGAAGTGTTGGTGAGGAGCAACTCTGCACCAAGAAGAATGTTGGACGAGATTACTCAGGGAATTCAGGCCAAGGGAGAAGTCAAGGTCCTCACCTACAGTGCCCTGGAACACCTGTCTTCACTGTTCCTGTATGCAGAGTGTCCAAACACATGTCTGATg GAATTTGAGTGCAGTGAAGCTGGAGAAATCTCTGGTGACTGGGCTCTCTACTTCCGGACTGGCAGTCAGTTGCATGAGTTCATCACTACCTTGTCTCGAACTTGGAGCAGCATGTTTGAG ATGGAGTTTCCCGTGCGAACTGTAGAGGATGCGGGAGTGCAGCAGTACCTTCTCGAAGGCTCACAAATCTCCACAAGTGGATGGTCCTCTTACCATTTGTAA
- the LOC113824018 gene encoding uro-adherence factor A isoform X2, which translates to MAAVRGGVKDRIVHEIGRAIKQAQLEWCGVGCVRACTGRWLVLSLDAALLHGLHALNKGYWPVVASLLDKDTLATVMSLPYATKPLTRGRAWICLCLNEGQLESYLHVLTTHQLLLGSHYGSQALLRDPHRTHLLLMLAAGLEHIRFTIPVDIPGWLASGGSMSSSSATSMSVSSMGSSIPSPSQHDFPDLDTTCSEALEESWGSKKKRRSRSSSQSSSRVSSGGTTPTDAKSTNLSTTKVKKDESGEMGHRHSTSTATSMTGTQTRTTSTIPWDSSSSSSPTITTAEGTPKQNCDNYDRNINNLNCESKEDRQENGYKEKNQHGDGLANTLENRNVNTTCNGTDDGIESKQMGNEMRGDEVTVVRRGRLPNAKNVEKRVSFTDISDLEQHKPQHNRLSLCGYSEIRDLGDLRDLLSNLKDRGLLPTSIALDELFTSLDQSTPSLSERAPPEGQEDPPLHQSIISLTPSNADDDSNNNNSSTDISSDMWKCLPGEKQEQGVLSAAVVQRTNIIDGLRWEELTKMGHELLEKATTDPSILDCQPVTSTRALLSQEQLATGTRPKQKQLMAIRAEAQMQRDGMGRLQVRRSKSMLSSDERRRLYKKSFRRDKAPPSLYIPVKVDGKKFREEERRLALEVAQGQSNLVTPGRITDYKLDEWIMTHVLALPEEKLYRVFAAREGHSSGHSIGVQVVLSTQTLYILAPRLKGSKPRHILPYHDIHTIIVGANDQWVCVLSKEAVHDDLATTGNNTGIQLDIGDPDVTHAIVSCLELAIRRHFAALKLGTALRKEEHYIDYRDLFPPGKLKLTRSITRECEDNLSNSLLEESLLSAWDTRKNSADHSHESSEITQDLSAATPGSVVSQDLSEASQDLTEASHDLTEESHDLTEPSHDLTEASHELIEDNSDLTEASQDISEASQDMTEPSQDSSEASNDLTDPSPESVDESPDMTDASQASVDASEEDILNESQSPRSMEGSQQSSYMSQTQSSRTQIHSKMMQTSVNTSQESYLEENEVPANKNEVAVLQEEEKESENGNITEKEEDKVEELEEETCPVNIHLEKQYGMPIYAGGYSRWNGTLHDRSLPAVVVHPAWELAGLRRWLRAQLRLQSGPEVVGCWMADWEDGSSLGGDAVSGPLGPTNEGPLMFKPPGILSSWRPAYFILKAGVLYQFNDARERLPHMIVEVVQCVGCVRISSSHRPYAFQLLRKKAPPVMLAASDEHEASLWLQAFLMIINNGVPDVSERKQVSCRVILLESGVLLAQQSDLILGLPQDDGSSSHDHQSAPDPRSSTTNLQQSQQQPLGSSPRHSQTAQAQLERKDSQKPLNLALSNLKERKHLSSSLTALNRTNSTPSMPGSPLKRANSTNKTSTPKKLQHQGSLTRLTDYGSQDVQASSSSVRDEKDPSPHVKKNKEVLVRSNSAPRRMLDEITQGIQAKGEVKVLTYSALEHLSSLFLYAECPNTCLMEFECSEAGEISGDWALYFRTGSQLHEFITTLSRTWSSMFEMEFPVRTVEDAGVQQYLLEGSQISTSGWSSYHL; encoded by the exons GCCCAGTTGGAGTGGTGCGGCGTcgggtgcgtgcgcgcgtgcacgGGGCGGTGGCTGGTGCTGAGTCTGGACGCCGCCCTCCTGCATGGCCTCCACGCCCTCAACAAGGGCTATTGGCCCGTCGTGGCCTCGCTGCTCGACAAGGACACCCTGGCCACCGTCATGAGTCTGCCCTACGCCACCAAGCCGCTCACGAGAG GTCGTGCGTGGATTTGCCTGTGCTTGAATGAGGGTCAGTTGGAGAGCTACCTGCATGTCTTAACCACTCATCAGCTCTTACTGGGGTCACACTATGGATCCCAGGCGCTGCTGAGGGACCCCCATAGGACACACCTCCTCCTCATGCTGGCTGCGGGTCTGGAACACATTCGATTTACCATTCCTgtg GATATTCCGGGATGGCTGGCTTCAGGGGGTAGTATGAGCAGCTCTTCAGCCACCAGCATGTCTGTGAGCAGTATGGggtcctccatcccttccccctcgcagCATGATTTTCCAGACCTTGATACTACATGCTCAGAGGCCCTCGAGGAGAGCTGG GGctctaagaagaagaggaggagcaggtcaTCATCACAGAGCTCATCCAGAGTGTCATCGGGGGGCACGACGCCCACTGATGCCAAGAGCACAAACCTTAGCACGACGAAAGTGAAAAAGGATGAAAGTGGAGAGATGGGTCACCGGCACAGTACTTCCACTGCGACCTCCATGACAGGCACACAAACCAGGACAACATCTACAATCCCTTGGgactcctcctcgtcttcctctccaaCTATTACAACTGCGGAAGGGACACCAAAGCAAaactgtgataattatgataggaaCATCAACAACCTCAATTGTGAGAGCAAGGAAGACAGGCAGGAGAATGGGTACAAGGAGAAGAACCAACATGGGGATGGACTCGCTAACACTCTTGAAAACCGGAATGTGAACACAACCTGCAACGGGACCGACGATGGGATTGAAAGCAAACAGATGGGGAATGAGATGCGAGGGGACGAAGTGACTGTGGTACGACGGGGGAGGCTGCCTAATGCCAAGAATGTGGAGAAAAGGGTCTCTTTCACAGACATTTCTGACCTGGAGCAGCACAAGCCTCAACACAA TCGGCTCAGCCTTTGTGGATATTCTGAGATTCGTGATCTAGGTGATCTTCGTGACTTACTTTCCAACTTAAAGGATCGAGGGCTGCTTCCAACATCAATAGCATTAGATGAACTCTTTACCAGCCTTGATCAG TCTACCCCTTCCTTGAGTGAGCGAGCTCCACCAGAGGGCCAGGAGGACCCCCCCCTACACCAGTCCATCATCAGCCTAACACCGagcaatgctgatgatgatagcaacaacaacaacagcagcacagACATCTCAAgtgacatgtggaagtgtctccCGGGGGAAAAGCAGGAGCAGGGGGTGTTATCAGCAGCAGTGGTGCAGCGAACCAACATCATTGATGGGCTGAGATGGGAAGAGCTAACCAAGATGGGACATGAGCTGCTGGAGAAGGCCACAACAGACCCGAGCATCCTGGACTGCCAGCCAGTCACTTCCACCAGAGCCTTATTGAGCCAGGAACAGCTAGCTACAGGGACGAGACCCAAGCAGAAGCAGCTGATGGCCATCAGGGCAGAGGCCCAGATGCagagagatgggatggggagaTTGCAGGTCAGGAGGTCCAAGTCAATGCTCTCATCTGATGAGAGGAGGAGGCTGTACAAAAAGAGTTTTCGTAGGGATAAGGCTCCCCCAAGCCTGTACATTCCAGTCAAAGTAGACGGCAAAAAATTTAGGGAAGAG GAAAGGCGACTTGCCCTGGAGGTTGCTCAGGGGCAGTCGAACCTCGTAACCCCAGGCAGAATTACGGATTATAAGTTAGATGAATGGATTATGACTCATGTGCTAGCACTGCCTGAAGAGAAACTTTATCGG GTGTTTGCTGCTCGAGAGGGTCACAGTAGCGGGCACAGCATAGGAGTTCAGGTTGTCTTATCAACACAAACGCTCTACATACTGGCACCAAGACTGAAGGGTTCCAAACCTCGACATATCCTACCTTATCATGATATTCATACCATCATA GTGGGAGCCAATGATCAGTGGGTTTGTGTGTTGAGCAAGGAAGCTGTGCATGATGACCTCGCCACCACTGGCAACAACACTGGCATTCAGTTAGACATTGGTGACCCTGATGTTACTCATGCCATTGTGAGTTGCCTTGAATTGGCAATTAGGAGGCACTTTGCTGCTCTCAAACTAGGAACAGCATTGAGGAAGGAAGAACATTACATTGATTATCGAGATTTATTCCCACCTGGAAAATTGAAACTCACACGTTCTATCACCAGAGAGTGTGAAGACAACTTATCAAACTCTTTATTAGAGGAATCTTTGCTCAGTGCATGGGACACAAGGAAAAACTCAGCTGATCACAGTCATGAATCCTCTGAAATAACGCAGGACCTCTCAGCTGCCACTCCGGGATCGGTCGTCAGTCAGGACTTGAGTGAGGCAAGTCAGGACCTCACTGAGGCTAGTCACGACCTGACTGAAGAGAGTCATGACCTAACAGAACCCAGCCATGATCTTACTGAGGCCAGTCATGAGTTAATTGAGGACAATTCAGACTTAACTGAAGCCAGTCAAGATATTTCTGAAGCTAGTCAAGATATGACAGAACCAAGTCAGGATTCCAGTGAGGCCAGTAATGATTTGACAGACCCAAGTCCTGAGTCTGTGGACGAGAGTCCAGACATGACTGATGCTAGTCAAGCCTCAGTTGATGCCAGTGAAGAAGATATACTTAATGAAAGCCAAAGTCCAAGATCAATGGAAGGAAGCCAACAATCTTCCTACATGAGTCAAACACAGTCAAGCAGAACACAGATACACTCGAAGATGATGCAAACATCTGTGAACACTAGCCAGGAGTCATACCTGGAGGAGAATGAAGTACCAGCCAATAAGAATGAAGTTGCTGTCttacaggaggaggaaaaggagtcaGAAAATGGAAACAtcacagagaaggaagaagacaaagttgaggagttggaagaggaaaCCTGTCCTGTGAATATCCACCTGGAAAAACAGTATGGCATGCCCATATACGCAGGTGGTTATTCACGGTGGAATGGGACTCTTCATGACAGAAGTCTGCCTGCAGTAGTGGTCCATCCAGCCTGGGAACTAGCTGGGCTGAGAAGGTGGTTGAGGGCTCAACTGCGACTACAG AGTGGGCCTGAGGTGGTTGGGTGCTGGATGGCTGACTGGGAGGATGGCAGCAGCTTAGGAGGGGATGCCGTATCTGGGCCTCTGGGACCTACCAATGAGGGGCCATTGATGTTCAAGCCGCCAGGAATCCTGTCCTCATGGAGACCCGCCTATTTCATCCTCAA AGCTGGCGTTCTGTACCAGTTTAATGATGCTCGCGAGAGACTGCCTCACATGATTGTCGAGGTCGTgcagtgtgtaggctgtgtgcgTATATCTTCTAGTCACCGGCCTTATGCCTTCCAG TTACTGAGGAAGAAAGCACCTCCTGTGATGCTCGCCGCATCTGACGAACATGAGGCCTCACTGTGGCTCCAGGCCttccttatgattatcaacaaTGGG gTCCCAGATGTGAGTGAACGTAAGCAGGTCTCATGCAGAGTGATCCTGCTGGAGTCGGGGGTGTTATTAGCTCAGCAGTCAGACCTAATACTGGGTTTGCCGCAAGATGACGGCTCTTCTTCACATGACCACCAAAGTGCTCCCGACCCTAGATCATCTACGACAAACCTGCAGCAGTCTCAGCAGCAGCCTTTGGGCTCATCTCCCAGACACTCACAAACAGCTCAAGCACAGTTGGAGAGGAAGGACTCACAGAAGCCCTTGAATCTGGCCCTGTCCAACCTCAAGGAACGCAAGCATCTAAGTTCCTCGCTCACGGCCCTCAATCGCACCAACAGCACCCCCTCAATGCCTGGTAGTCCCCTAAAGCGTGCAAACAGCACCAACAAAACCTCAACCCCAAAGAAGCTCCAGCACCAAGGAAGCCTGACGAGACTGACAGACTACGGATCTCAGGATGTCCAAGCAAGCTCTTCAAGCGTGAGAGATGAAAAGGATCCATCGCCCCATGTTAAGAAGAACAAGGAAGTGTTGGTGAGGAGCAACTCTGCACCAAGAAGAATGTTGGACGAGATTACTCAGGGAATTCAGGCCAAGGGAGAAGTCAAGGTCCTCACCTACAGTGCCCTGGAACACCTGTCTTCACTGTTCCTGTATGCAGAGTGTCCAAACACATGTCTGATg GAATTTGAGTGCAGTGAAGCTGGAGAAATCTCTGGTGACTGGGCTCTCTACTTCCGGACTGGCAGTCAGTTGCATGAGTTCATCACTACCTTGTCTCGAACTTGGAGCAGCATGTTTGAG ATGGAGTTTCCCGTGCGAACTGTAGAGGATGCGGGAGTGCAGCAGTACCTTCTCGAAGGCTCACAAATCTCCACAAGTGGATGGTCCTCTTACCATTTGTAA